The following are encoded together in the Culex pipiens pallens isolate TS chromosome 1, TS_CPP_V2, whole genome shotgun sequence genome:
- the LOC120429234 gene encoding glutathione S-transferase 1-1: MKIYAVSDGPPSLAVRMALKALNIPHEHISVDFGSGEHMTDEYAKMNPQKEIPVLDDNGFFLSESNAILQYLCDKYAPESSLYPKDATLRAVVNQRLCFNLAFLYPNISAYVMAPIFFDYERTPIGLKKLTMALSAFETYMSRTGTNFVAGNNLTIADFPLVTSVMCLEGINFDMTAYPLISKWYAGFKQQFPDLWSISAAGMAEIAEFEKNPPDLTGMEHPIHPIRKVQK; this comes from the exons ATGAAAATATACGCTGTGTCCGATGGGCCGCCATCACTAGCCGTGAGAATGGCCCTGAAGGCCTTGAACATTCCTCATGAGCACATTTCCGTGGATTTTGGTTCAGGAGAACATATGACGGATGAGTACGCCAAG ATGAACCCTCAAAAGGAGATTCCAGTGCTCGATGACAACGGCTTTTTTCTTAGCGAAAGCAACGCAATTCTTCAGTATCTATGCGATAAGTACGCGCCGGAAAGTTCGCTATACCCCAAAGATGCGACGCTGCGCGCAGTCGTCAATCAGCGGCTCTGCTTCAATCTTGCTTTTCTGTACCCAAACATTTCGGCATATGTCATGGCCCCGATCTTCTTTGACTACGAGCGCACCCCAATCGGACTTAAGAAGCTGACCATGGCCCTTTCGGCGTTCGAAACTTATATGAG CCGCACCGGAACCAACTTTGTCGCGGGAAATAATTTGACCATTGCCGATTTTCCGCTCGTTACTTCCGTCATGTGTTTGGAGGGCATCAACTTTGACATGACCGCGTATCCGTTGATTTCAAAGTGGTACGCTGGCTTCAAGCAACAGTTTCCCGATCTGTGGTCCATTTCCGCTGCTGGAATGGCCGAAATTGCCGAATTTGAGAAGAACCCACCGGATCTAACCGGCATGGAGCATCCCATTCATCCGATCCGAAAGGTTCAAAAGTGA
- the LOC120429237 gene encoding protein YIPF7: MAGYSEEQFWANQNIKNPYDGFGDQSQTLDFQSFDQNASFFPPNAYPSPQQQQGYGQPSIFTPDISTAAAPHNYSGPGNMPGSEPSEFDEPPLLDELEIYPQRILEKSLAVLNPFHAQGLVDNPEYFFKETDLAGPIAFCLTLAACLFVSGAKAQFGYIYGLCVISVIVMYVLITLMCNSTENYVTITAVASILGYSILPIVWLSIVGVFFSLNSTFGMVLAACAIFLAAMGCSRIFCIMTGDMHQRYLIAYPCALVYIIFTLLVLF; encoded by the exons ATGGCTGGATATTCCGAGGAACAATTTTGGGCAAACCAAAACATCAAAAACCCGTATGATGGCTTTGGCGATCAGTCGCAAACTTTAG ATTTTCAATCGTTTGATCAAAATGCAAGCTTTTTTCCACCGAACGCCTACCCATCGCCACAGCAGCAGCAAGGTTACGGTCAACCGTCCATATTTACGCCGGACATATCAACCGCGGCCGCGCCACACAATTACTCCGGGCCGGGAAACATGCCCGGTAGTGAGCCCAGCGAGTTTGACGAACCGCCACTGCTCGATGAGCTGGAGATCTACCCCCAGAGAATACTGGAGAAATCGCTGGCCGTGCTGAATCCGTTCCACGCTCAGGGCCTGGTGGACAATCCGGAGTATTTCTTCAAGGAAACAGATCTCGCCGGTCCGATTGCGTTTTGTCTGACGTTGGCCGCGTGTCTATTTGTGTCTGGGGCCAAGGCACAGTTTGGGTACATTTACGGGCTGTGTGTCATTTCGGTGATCGTGATGTACGTGCTGATTACGTTGATGTGTAATTCAACAGAAAATTATGTCACCATCACGGCCGTGGCCAGCATTTTGGGTTACAGCATCCTGCCGATCGTGTGGTTGTCCATAGTTGGAGTGTTCTTCTCGTTGAACTCAACGTTTGGAATGGTGCTGGCTGCGTGCGCTATTTTTCTCGCCGCGATGGGATGCAGTCGAATCTTTTGCATTATGACCGGGGACATGCACCAGCGCTATCTGATCGCTTACCCGTGTGCACTTGTGTACATTATATTCACTTTGCTGGTGCTGTTCTGA
- the LOC120429238 gene encoding transmembrane emp24 domain-containing protein 7 yields the protein MVEKLASGIFLLLFFGGPRILVQSVELSFELPDNARECFYEEIKKNQTATLEYQVVTGGQYDVDVVLEGPTKEILYRQIKTQFDSHQFTAQATGVYAACFSNEFSTFSHKLIYMDFQVGDEQPLPGIDEHATVLTQLEASSQEIHKSLNAILDYQTHHRLREAQGRKRAEDLNERVLWWSLTETIAVLTIAVGQVIILRNFFSEKKPSQMNYQQVK from the exons ATGGTGGAGAAGCTGGCCAGTGGAATCTTTTTGCTGTTGTTCTTCGGTGGTCCTCGGATTCTGGTCCAAAGTGTTGAATTATCATTCGAGCTTCCCGACAACGCGAGGGAATGTTTTTACGAGGAAATCAAAAAGAACCAAACGGCGACGTTAGAGTACCAG GTTGTAACCGGAGGGCAGTACGACGTGGACGTGGTGTTGGAAGGTCCAACCAAGGAGATTCTTTACCGACAGATCAAAACGCAGTTTGATTCGCATCAGTTTACTGCTCAGGCGACCGGTGTATACGCGGCATGTTTCTCAAACGAGTTTTCGACTTTCTCACACAAGCTGATCTACATGGACTTCCAAGTTGGAGACGAACAGCCACTGCCCGGAATTGACGAGCATGCCACCGTATTGACACAGCTTGAGGCTTCATCACAGGAAATTCACAAGAGTCTGAACGCGATTTTAGACTACCAGACCCATCATCGGCTGCGGGAAGCTCAGG gTCGTAAGCGAGCAGAAGATCTAAACGAACGCGTTCTGTGGTGGTCCCTCACCGAGACTATTGCAGTGCTGACGATAGCAGTTGGCCAGGTAATAATTTTAAGGAACTTTTTCTCGGAGAAAAAACCGAGCCAGATGAATTACCAGCAAGTTAAGTAA